A window of Aigarchaeota archaeon contains these coding sequences:
- a CDS encoding FumA C-terminus/TtdB family hydratase beta subunit: MAEYRLRTPVSEEEVRKLSIGDIVYLTGTVYTLRDAGHKRALELLAKGEKLPVDFRDMAIYHMGPIVKKKDGEWEVVSAGPTTSTRIEAYEYDFIEKSGVRIIIGKGGMGKRTAEACKKFGAVYTIFTGGAGALGAKSIKRIAGVHWLDLGVPEAIWIMEVEEFGPLFVIIDSKGNNYYEQIREKVAQNLKEAYAKLKL; the protein is encoded by the coding sequence ATGGCAGAATATAGGTTGAGAACACCAGTCAGTGAGGAAGAAGTTAGAAAGCTCTCGATCGGCGACATAGTTTACCTAACTGGGACTGTTTACACGTTGAGGGACGCGGGTCATAAGAGAGCTTTGGAGCTCCTAGCGAAGGGAGAGAAACTACCGGTGGATTTCAGGGACATGGCTATATACCACATGGGACCAATAGTCAAGAAGAAAGACGGTGAATGGGAAGTCGTATCTGCAGGACCTACAACGAGTACTAGGATAGAGGCGTACGAATACGACTTTATAGAGAAATCAGGGGTACGAATAATCATCGGAAAGGGCGGTATGGGAAAGCGCACAGCTGAGGCCTGCAAGAAGTTCGGCGCAGTTTATACGATATTCACCGGAGGTGCCGGCGCATTAGGTGCTAAGAGCATCAAAAGGATTGCAGGCGTTCATTGGTTAGATTTAGGCGTTCCTGAGGCCATATGGATCATGGAGGTAGAAGAATTCGGACCACTCTTCGTCATCATAGATTCCAAGGGGAACAATTACTACGAACAAATAAGAGAAAAGGTCGCGCAGAACCTCAAAGAAGCTTATGCGAAGCTAAAGCTTTAG
- a CDS encoding molybdenum cofactor biosynthesis protein MoaE produces MSCEKKSLPSPGVYEKEELDLWKLIPKVQDVLSSGGSGAVASFLGIVKSVGSNGKKVEYLEIEAYDRHANPTIQAICEETKKKFDLEFVGIWHLKGKFKVGEPLVLVVVAGKSRKEVFQALEEAVNRYKTEPALFKKEAYENGTYKWFDTQH; encoded by the coding sequence GTGTCATGTGAGAAAAAAAGCCTTCCTTCACCAGGAGTATACGAAAAAGAAGAGCTTGACTTATGGAAGCTAATACCGAAGGTGCAAGACGTACTCTCTAGCGGGGGTTCTGGGGCTGTCGCCAGTTTCTTGGGTATCGTTAAGTCAGTCGGTAGTAATGGCAAGAAGGTCGAGTATTTAGAGATAGAAGCATACGATAGACACGCAAATCCTACAATACAGGCGATATGTGAAGAAACAAAAAAGAAGTTTGACCTTGAATTTGTAGGTATATGGCACCTAAAAGGCAAGTTTAAGGTCGGCGAACCGCTTGTATTAGTGGTCGTGGCAGGTAAAAGTAGGAAAGAAGTTTTTCAAGCCTTAGAGGAGGCCGTCAATAGGTACAAGACCGAGCCTGCGCTTTTCAAGAAAGAGGCTTATGAAAACGGGACGTACAAGTGGTTTGACACGCAACATTAA
- the lysS gene encoding lysine--tRNA ligase produces MKMDEIIGKGTWLDVVANKIIEREKSFRRDINMIRTESGLGASGIPHVGSLSDAVRAYGVTLALRNMGYNSETVAFADDMDGLRRVPSGMPSWLQEYLLKPVSHIPDPFGCHNSYGDHMSGMLRDALDTIGVEYKFFSARKVYEDGILVNEIDKILRNSSTVGQIIYETVGQDKFMKVLPYFPICKGCGRVYTANAYEYDQKRFSVKYRCEGVEIKGKKIEGCGYEGEADIRKGDGKLAWKVEFAARWARLDIRFEAYGKDIADSVKVNDLVSERILGFVPPYHIRYEMFLDERGRKISKSSGNVFTPQEWLKYGTPESLLLLVYKRYVGTRRISYKSIPKLMDEVDYIEDVYFGKQKATTKTAEMRLKGLYEYIHHLRPPSKPRTHVPYNLLVELASFAPQGKVEEFLTSRLTKYGYKVDEEVLRRIRLAINYANKFGRVKRVPVELSENERVAIRQLALKIREVNTPEELQHSIFELARSNRIEPQEFFRKLYEIFLGIPKGPRLGPYLFDIGKDEVLRLLEPYLHPD; encoded by the coding sequence ATGAAAATGGACGAGATAATCGGAAAGGGAACCTGGTTAGACGTGGTAGCCAACAAAATAATCGAGCGTGAAAAATCTTTTAGGAGAGACATAAACATGATAAGAACTGAAAGCGGTCTCGGTGCTTCGGGAATACCGCATGTTGGAAGCTTGTCGGACGCCGTGAGGGCATACGGTGTGACACTGGCTCTCAGAAACATGGGCTACAATTCTGAAACTGTGGCCTTTGCGGACGACATGGATGGTTTGAGGAGAGTACCTTCTGGTATGCCTTCTTGGCTCCAAGAGTACTTGTTAAAACCTGTGTCCCATATACCGGATCCATTTGGTTGCCATAATTCATATGGTGATCATATGAGCGGCATGCTAAGAGACGCTCTTGACACAATTGGCGTGGAGTACAAATTCTTTTCAGCCAGAAAGGTTTACGAAGATGGCATACTAGTTAACGAGATAGACAAAATTCTAAGGAATTCATCTACTGTGGGTCAGATAATATACGAGACTGTAGGTCAGGACAAATTCATGAAAGTTCTACCTTACTTCCCTATATGTAAAGGATGCGGGAGGGTATATACCGCAAATGCGTACGAGTATGATCAAAAAAGGTTCAGCGTAAAATATAGGTGTGAGGGTGTCGAGATAAAGGGCAAGAAGATAGAGGGGTGCGGATACGAAGGCGAAGCGGACATAAGGAAGGGCGACGGAAAGCTGGCTTGGAAGGTAGAGTTTGCCGCCAGATGGGCTAGGCTTGACATAAGATTTGAGGCCTATGGGAAAGACATAGCAGATTCTGTTAAGGTAAATGACCTGGTATCTGAACGTATCTTGGGCTTCGTACCACCTTATCATATCAGGTATGAGATGTTTCTAGATGAGCGTGGAAGAAAGATATCCAAATCTTCGGGTAATGTCTTCACACCACAAGAGTGGCTGAAATACGGCACACCAGAAAGTTTGCTCCTTCTCGTGTATAAAAGGTACGTCGGGACTAGGAGGATATCGTACAAGAGCATACCTAAGCTGATGGATGAAGTTGACTATATAGAAGACGTTTACTTTGGTAAACAAAAAGCGACCACAAAAACCGCTGAAATGCGTCTAAAGGGTCTTTACGAATACATTCACCACCTTAGACCGCCCAGTAAGCCCAGGACGCACGTTCCGTATAACTTGCTTGTGGAGTTAGCTAGCTTTGCCCCTCAAGGAAAAGTTGAGGAATTTTTAACCTCTAGGCTCACCAAGTACGGTTACAAAGTCGATGAAGAGGTGCTGAGGAGGATCAGGCTGGCGATAAACTATGCAAACAAATTCGGGAGAGTGAAGAGGGTTCCGGTGGAGCTGAGCGAGAATGAGAGGGTAGCGATCAGGCAACTAGCATTAAAAATACGTGAAGTCAACACTCCGGAGGAGCTCCAGCACAGCATCTTCGAGCTTGCTCGCTCTAACAGGATAGAGCCTCAAGAGTTCTTTAGAAAACTTTATGAAATATTCCTGGGCATACCTAAGGGCCCAAGATTAGGACCATACTTATTCGACATAGGCAAGGACGAAGTTCTTAGGTTGCTCGAACCATACTTGCATCCTGATTGA
- a CDS encoding nicotinate phosphoribosyltransferase, with protein sequence MSKLYVALESEIKEGKVTDVYFERATEVARKSNLDKVSVAMEAHTYSLPTGYEWAVLGGIEEVAHILDGKPVDVYTMEEGTIFRMMEPIVRLEGNYISFGQMESAILGILRHSTSIMTKAAKCRMAAGDKTLLFFGIRCVHPAIAPMVDRSAFIGGCDAVSDVLGAKMINEKPVGTMPHAMIITFGDQVKAWKAFNDLMPPEVPRIALCDTWFDERVEAVLAAESLGDRLFGVRLDTPGSRRGNMRKIVMETRWALKLLGRENVKIFVSGGIDEADIKELSDIVDGFGVGTSIAFPPSVDIALDIVEVNGQPRSKKGKLPGRKQVYRCDMFHDTIVPWTKELSACPKCNRPVKPLLKPLIKQGKIVAELPSAKEIREKVMLQLKTIAKLPTFEVEPAFL encoded by the coding sequence TTGTCTAAGCTTTACGTAGCCCTTGAGTCTGAAATAAAAGAAGGGAAAGTGACGGATGTATACTTCGAAAGGGCTACCGAAGTAGCGAGGAAGTCTAATCTAGATAAGGTTTCGGTAGCCATGGAAGCGCATACATACTCGTTACCTACAGGTTATGAATGGGCAGTCTTAGGCGGTATAGAAGAGGTGGCCCACATTCTAGATGGAAAACCCGTTGATGTTTACACCATGGAAGAGGGGACGATCTTCAGGATGATGGAACCGATCGTTAGGCTGGAAGGGAACTACATATCCTTCGGCCAAATGGAGTCGGCAATCCTTGGGATTCTGCGTCATAGCACAAGCATTATGACCAAGGCAGCTAAGTGTAGAATGGCGGCTGGTGATAAGACGCTGTTGTTCTTCGGCATAAGATGTGTTCATCCGGCGATAGCGCCCATGGTAGACAGGTCGGCGTTCATAGGTGGTTGTGATGCGGTCTCGGACGTGCTAGGTGCGAAGATGATAAACGAAAAACCTGTAGGAACGATGCCGCATGCTATGATAATAACGTTCGGTGATCAAGTAAAGGCTTGGAAAGCTTTCAACGACCTCATGCCTCCTGAAGTTCCTAGAATTGCCCTTTGCGATACTTGGTTTGACGAAAGGGTGGAGGCCGTGCTTGCAGCGGAGAGTCTTGGTGACAGGTTATTCGGTGTTAGGCTTGATACACCGGGCTCTAGAAGGGGAAATATGAGGAAGATAGTGATGGAGACGAGGTGGGCACTCAAGCTTTTAGGACGTGAAAACGTTAAGATATTTGTTAGTGGCGGAATCGACGAGGCGGATATTAAAGAGCTGTCAGACATTGTAGATGGTTTCGGTGTAGGAACCTCTATAGCGTTTCCCCCGTCTGTGGACATCGCTCTTGACATAGTCGAGGTGAACGGACAACCGAGGTCGAAAAAGGGCAAGCTTCCCGGCAGGAAGCAGGTTTATAGGTGCGACATGTTTCATGACACGATAGTCCCGTGGACTAAAGAGCTGAGTGCTTGTCCTAAATGTAACCGACCCGTTAAGCCTTTGCTTAAGCCCTTAATAAAGCAGGGCAAGATCGTAGCGGAATTGCCTTCTGCTAAAGAGATAAGAGAAAAAGTCATGCTGCAACTCAAAACAATAGCGAAATTGCCGACTTTTGAAGTAGAACCAGCTTTTCTTTAA
- a CDS encoding magnesium transporter, whose translation MNEAKKIVKESTIAELLSVSGGLIAGIILSSMTGILERVPGMLAAIPAFLNMRGAVFSSFGARISTRLHIGELEPSYRLKGLALEEVLASFTLGISQSLLIGIFAYLVSLCMGVNPYLPYLLGIFAFAGFLSNVIMITVTFFSDIWLYRRGIDPDNVIGPYITTIGDTIGLLTLIASAKVLGL comes from the coding sequence ATGAACGAAGCTAAGAAAATAGTAAAAGAATCCACGATTGCCGAGCTCCTCTCCGTCAGCGGCGGTCTGATAGCGGGCATCATTCTCTCTTCGATGACGGGCATTCTGGAAAGGGTACCTGGGATGTTAGCAGCGATACCGGCTTTCCTTAACATGAGGGGGGCCGTATTTTCTTCGTTTGGTGCAAGGATTTCAACGAGGTTGCACATCGGCGAGCTAGAACCCAGCTATAGACTAAAAGGACTCGCCCTCGAGGAGGTTCTTGCCTCCTTTACTTTGGGTATATCCCAATCACTACTTATCGGTATATTCGCATACCTGGTATCTTTATGCATGGGTGTTAATCCTTACCTACCATATCTGCTAGGAATTTTTGCATTTGCAGGATTTCTTTCTAACGTTATAATGATAACCGTCACGTTTTTTTCAGATATATGGCTTTACAGACGCGGGATAGATCCAGATAACGTAATCGGACCATACATAACGACAATCGGCGATACGATAGGCCTCCTGACACTCATAGCCTCGGCTAAGGTGTTGGGCCTATGA
- a CDS encoding fumarate hydratase, which yields MVGNSMSPQEFEEKIKQATIKLLMAAAVYLPRDVKSALEEAYNKEKGELQKKMLRAILDNLEIAEKEKKPLCQDTGAILFHIKVGEKFPYIGSLPRILREATAEATELIPLRPNVVDVITGKNTGNNVGKYLPWIDWEVVPDSDEAEITVMLKGGGSEAVSMMKVLTPAEGLEGALKAVVDTMFEVGPKTCPPNIIALGIGATGDIAVKMAKRGLMRPVGERHPDPKIAEIERKLLDAVNSLGWGVHGTGGWPTALDVHVEIAERHPATYAISIMVFCWADRRATMKITADGKITYPSHSFLEKEV from the coding sequence TTGGTTGGGAACAGCATGTCTCCTCAAGAATTTGAGGAGAAAATAAAGCAAGCTACGATTAAGCTCTTGATGGCCGCTGCAGTATATCTTCCAAGGGATGTCAAAAGTGCATTGGAGGAGGCGTACAATAAAGAGAAGGGTGAGCTGCAAAAGAAGATGCTCCGAGCAATCCTTGATAACCTAGAAATAGCCGAAAAGGAGAAGAAACCTTTATGTCAAGATACAGGCGCCATACTCTTCCACATTAAAGTTGGTGAGAAGTTTCCATACATAGGTTCCTTACCTAGAATATTACGTGAAGCTACGGCCGAAGCTACAGAGCTCATACCGCTTAGGCCTAATGTCGTGGATGTCATAACAGGCAAAAATACCGGGAACAACGTAGGCAAATATCTACCATGGATAGACTGGGAAGTCGTTCCAGATAGTGATGAAGCAGAGATAACCGTGATGCTTAAGGGCGGAGGCAGCGAGGCCGTGAGTATGATGAAGGTGCTTACACCCGCTGAAGGCCTAGAAGGGGCATTAAAAGCTGTGGTGGACACGATGTTTGAAGTAGGTCCAAAAACATGTCCGCCAAACATCATAGCCCTCGGCATAGGGGCTACCGGTGATATAGCTGTCAAGATGGCAAAAAGAGGCTTAATGAGGCCCGTGGGAGAGAGACATCCTGACCCTAAGATTGCAGAGATTGAGAGGAAGCTTTTAGATGCGGTAAACTCGTTAGGATGGGGCGTTCACGGCACTGGTGGCTGGCCTACGGCGCTGGACGTGCATGTCGAGATAGCCGAGAGGCATCCAGCTACGTATGCGATATCGATCATGGTTTTCTGCTGGGCTGATAGAAGAGCGACCATGAAGATCACGGCAGACGGAAAGATTACTTATCCGAGCCACAGCTTTCTCGAAAAGGAGGTGTGA
- a CDS encoding magnesium transporter, with translation MTKVFWKILKESQIPLTLATVVGVLSGALLEMRLETLVSLPILLAIVPPLNDMAGDLGTIIVARLTTAFYLGSIEPKLRKNKGLRTNLFSLMLVSAIIIIYISFVISPIYSVTLDAGSMMFTVLVIVVLAGMMGVFFTLLSGIILSILSFKKGYNPDIVVMPMITLIGDFLSIASIIFVARMFGLV, from the coding sequence ATGACCAAGGTTTTCTGGAAGATTTTAAAGGAAAGTCAGATACCTTTAACTTTAGCCACCGTGGTCGGAGTTCTTTCGGGAGCCCTTCTAGAGATGCGATTAGAGACTCTAGTATCCTTACCCATATTGCTGGCCATAGTGCCGCCGCTTAACGATATGGCCGGTGATCTAGGCACAATTATCGTTGCAAGACTCACGACGGCCTTCTATCTTGGTTCCATTGAGCCAAAGTTACGCAAGAACAAGGGGTTACGAACTAATCTGTTTTCACTCATGTTAGTTAGCGCAATCATAATAATTTACATAAGCTTCGTAATTTCTCCTATTTACTCAGTAACATTAGACGCAGGCAGCATGATGTTCACCGTGCTAGTCATAGTCGTACTTGCCGGTATGATGGGTGTATTTTTTACGCTATTGTCAGGCATAATTCTGTCTATCCTAAGTTTTAAGAAGGGATACAATCCCGACATAGTGGTGATGCCTATGATAACGCTCATAGGAGACTTTTTAAGTATAGCGAGTATAATTTTCGTTGCAAGAATGTTTGGATTAGTTTAG
- a CDS encoding 30S ribosomal protein S4, whose protein sequence is MGDPKRHRKKYETPRHPWRADVLAEELKLLGEYGLRNKRELWRAAAILRKYRAIARSLFVLSGEERKEKEGILIGKLARLGVLPSTATLDDVLRLTVRDFLERRLQTVVYKLGMVTSIHQARQLIVHGHVFVGDRKVRSPSYHVMAGEERLVRVLLPQIVKQDKSS, encoded by the coding sequence ATGGGAGACCCTAAGAGACATCGTAAGAAGTATGAGACACCGAGACATCCCTGGAGAGCAGATGTCTTAGCAGAAGAACTGAAGCTCTTGGGTGAATATGGATTAAGGAATAAAAGGGAGCTTTGGAGGGCGGCAGCAATCCTCAGAAAGTACAGGGCGATAGCCAGATCCCTTTTCGTCCTTAGCGGCGAAGAAAGAAAAGAGAAAGAGGGAATACTTATAGGAAAGCTAGCAAGGCTTGGAGTTCTACCCTCCACGGCGACATTAGATGATGTGCTAAGGCTTACGGTTAGGGACTTCTTGGAGAGGAGGTTGCAGACCGTTGTTTACAAGCTTGGAATGGTTACATCAATACATCAAGCAAGACAGCTGATAGTCCATGGTCACGTGTTCGTAGGCGATAGGAAGGTTAGGTCGCCGAGCTATCACGTTATGGCTGGTGAGGAGAGGCTCGTCAGGGTCTTGCTACCTCAGATTGTTAAACAAGATAAGTCATCGTAG
- a CDS encoding THUMP domain-containing protein, which yields MRPDRFNLIVTTLRGMESISASELIDILNHMGDPSPKVEQTSISGLITAKTSLNPFEVVEKLKDIVEKEPWFVRNIQRVIPVEEVVETKVEKIAEVASRLAQSIPEDCTFRVTVEKRHTQLSSKEIIEAVAAKINRKVNLNNPDRIVLIEVLGGLTGISVIRPNQIFSASKHG from the coding sequence ATGAGACCGGACAGGTTTAACCTAATCGTGACAACTCTAAGGGGTATGGAGTCAATCTCCGCGTCTGAACTGATAGATATACTAAACCATATGGGTGACCCCTCTCCTAAGGTTGAGCAGACAAGCATATCAGGACTCATAACGGCTAAGACTTCTCTAAACCCCTTTGAGGTAGTTGAGAAGTTGAAGGATATAGTCGAAAAGGAACCATGGTTTGTCAGAAACATACAAAGAGTCATACCCGTCGAAGAGGTCGTCGAGACTAAAGTAGAAAAGATAGCTGAGGTTGCTTCCAGGCTCGCTCAGAGCATACCCGAAGATTGCACGTTCAGAGTCACCGTTGAAAAAAGACACACGCAACTTTCAAGTAAGGAGATAATAGAAGCTGTAGCCGCCAAGATTAATAGAAAGGTTAACTTGAATAACCCCGATCGAATTGTTCTAATAGAGGTTTTAGGTGGCTTAACAGGCATATCTGTGATCAGACCAAACCAAATATTCAGCGCCTCAAAGCACGGCTAG
- a CDS encoding RsmD family RNA methyltransferase encodes MKFESIDEPLLAEPVAKELLDARRRGLSETMASFDLAISKELCRLTEAGVEVRGRCVDWETIEKSAKRPRDVYILRPGALEPAAIVGEHFYKLVMVKWGKPPTLEIDGIHMHRIKDVTPDEDTRLKLRNAGSFRGKSVLDTCMGLGYTAIGAISRGAAFVVTVEVDRNVLELARINPWSRELANENVEVILGDVYDVVDTFGKEFDIIIHDPPRLSLAGHLYSAEFYRKLANVLKPGGILIHYVGQPGIKRGIRLWVGVMRRLREAGFSVRFDETSVSIVARLSSF; translated from the coding sequence ATGAAATTCGAGTCTATTGATGAGCCTTTGCTTGCTGAACCGGTAGCGAAAGAGCTACTAGACGCTAGAAGGCGCGGTCTTTCCGAGACCATGGCGTCATTTGATCTCGCGATATCAAAGGAGCTGTGCAGACTAACGGAGGCGGGCGTAGAGGTTAGGGGAAGGTGCGTAGATTGGGAAACAATCGAAAAATCTGCGAAGAGGCCACGAGACGTGTACATTTTGAGGCCAGGAGCGTTGGAGCCGGCAGCAATAGTTGGCGAACACTTTTACAAGCTCGTGATGGTAAAATGGGGAAAACCTCCAACACTGGAGATCGATGGCATACATATGCATAGGATAAAAGACGTAACACCAGATGAGGACACAAGGCTCAAGCTTAGGAACGCGGGAAGTTTTCGTGGTAAGAGCGTTTTAGATACCTGCATGGGATTAGGCTATACAGCTATAGGCGCCATATCGAGGGGTGCAGCCTTTGTAGTTACCGTGGAGGTTGATAGGAACGTACTAGAACTCGCTAGGATAAACCCTTGGTCAAGAGAGCTAGCTAACGAGAACGTCGAAGTGATCCTCGGTGATGTATATGATGTCGTGGATACCTTTGGGAAAGAATTTGACATTATAATACACGACCCGCCACGGCTTTCCCTCGCTGGTCACCTTTACAGTGCAGAGTTTTACAGGAAGCTTGCTAATGTCTTAAAGCCAGGCGGTATTTTAATCCACTACGTCGGTCAGCCCGGAATAAAGAGGGGGATAAGGCTTTGGGTAGGCGTGATGCGGAGGCTCAGAGAAGCAGGGTTTTCTGTCAGATTTGACGAGACTTCTGTGAGCATAGTTGCCAGACTTTCTAGCTTTTGA
- a CDS encoding nucleotide pyrophosphohydrolase has product MVRDSSRGADKTLLWLMSELGELTDAYLKQDLNSMKEEAADVFAWLCSFCNLLNIDLEEAVLKKYGNGCPRCLSSPCRCPMR; this is encoded by the coding sequence ATGGTTAGGGATTCGAGTAGGGGCGCTGATAAGACCTTGCTTTGGTTGATGTCTGAGTTGGGAGAGTTGACCGATGCTTATCTAAAGCAAGATTTAAATTCTATGAAAGAAGAGGCGGCTGACGTATTCGCATGGCTCTGTAGCTTTTGCAACCTACTTAACATAGACCTTGAGGAAGCTGTCTTGAAAAAATATGGCAACGGGTGCCCGAGGTGCCTATCGTCGCCATGCAGATGTCCTATGAGATAA
- a CDS encoding sn-glycerol-1-phosphate dehydrogenase: MVHIMQLPNTIIIGRNLKNKVAEVALTASGGQPVLIITGKTAYSIYGQSVSEIIAERTDIEVHQVEAEISQELDIIRGLLSKKRFAAIVGIGGGKVIDISKASAHEAGVRFVSVPTVASHDGISSPMVSAMDSSQPYSRMVSMPFAIVADIDVIEKAPHRYLASGCGDLVAKYTAVKDWRLSHRVTGEYFGDYAASLAYMSAEIIFRNARKIGKRKQDSIRTVVEALISAGVAMGIAGSSRPCSGSEHLISHALGRLMEDPPLHGERCGVATIFAALAHKAAWKRVKSALSSIGAPSNLSELGVDEQIFVKAVVTAPNIRPDRYTILHKLRPTESDVRRMLREAELG; the protein is encoded by the coding sequence TTGGTTCATATAATGCAACTTCCCAACACAATAATCATCGGAAGAAACCTGAAAAATAAGGTTGCTGAAGTTGCTCTTACAGCATCAGGTGGCCAGCCGGTACTCATCATTACGGGAAAAACGGCCTACAGCATATACGGCCAATCGGTTTCTGAGATAATAGCAGAAAGGACTGACATCGAAGTGCACCAGGTTGAGGCCGAAATCTCTCAAGAGCTAGACATTATACGGGGGCTTCTTTCTAAAAAAAGGTTTGCTGCGATCGTAGGGATAGGTGGCGGCAAGGTAATAGACATATCTAAAGCATCTGCGCATGAAGCGGGTGTAAGGTTCGTCAGCGTCCCAACCGTTGCATCCCATGATGGCATATCGAGCCCCATGGTTTCCGCGATGGATAGCTCTCAACCATATTCTAGAATGGTTAGTATGCCGTTTGCTATAGTGGCTGACATAGATGTCATAGAAAAGGCCCCCCACAGATACTTAGCAAGCGGTTGTGGAGACCTCGTGGCTAAATACACGGCGGTTAAGGATTGGAGATTAAGCCACAGAGTTACTGGTGAGTACTTTGGCGATTATGCAGCAAGTCTTGCATACATGAGTGCTGAGATAATTTTCAGGAATGCAAGAAAGATAGGCAAGAGAAAACAGGACAGCATCAGGACGGTCGTCGAGGCATTGATAAGCGCAGGTGTGGCAATGGGCATAGCCGGAAGTAGCAGACCATGCAGCGGCTCTGAGCATTTGATAAGTCATGCATTAGGCCGTTTAATGGAAGATCCCCCATTACACGGCGAAAGATGCGGGGTTGCCACGATATTTGCGGCGTTGGCGCATAAAGCCGCATGGAAAAGGGTCAAATCCGCGTTATCTTCGATAGGTGCCCCGTCGAATTTGTCAGAATTGGGAGTCGACGAGCAAATATTCGTGAAGGCAGTTGTTACAGCACCAAATATAAGACCGGATAGGTACACAATACTCCACAAGCTAAGGCCGACCGAGTCGGACGTAAGGCGGATGCTTAGGGAAGCCGAGCTTGGCTAA